A genomic segment from Malus domestica chromosome 05, GDT2T_hap1 encodes:
- the LOC103436439 gene encoding D-3-phosphoglycerate dehydrogenase 1, chloroplastic, translating into MATSAFQIRSPFSRNPALSFSSKPSLSAFSVTPASRRRAPPRLVVVLSAANLDAKPTVLVSEKLGEPGINLLKQFANVDCSYNLSPEELCTKISLCDALIVRSGTKVTREVFESSGGRLKVVGRAGVGIDNVDLAAATEFGCLVVNAPTANTVAAAEHGIALLTAMARNVAQADASVKAGKWERNKYVGVSLVGKTLAVMGFGKVGSEVARRAKGLGMHVISHDPYAPADRARAIGVELVSFDEALATADFISLHMPLTPATNKVLNDDTFAKMKKGVRIVNVARGGVIDEDALLRALDAGIVAQAALDVFTVEPPPQGNKLVLHERVTATPHLGASTMEAQEGVAVEIAEAVVGALKGELAATAVNAPMVPAEVLTELKPYVVLAEKLGRLAVQLVAGGSGVKNVKVSYASARAPDDLDTRLLRAMITKGLIEPISSVFVNLVNADFTAKQRGLRITEERTMLDGSPESPLDSIQVQIANVESKFASAISESGEITVEGRVKDGVPHLTKVGSFEVDVSLEGSIILCRQVDQPGMIGLVGSILGEENVNVSFMSVGRIAPRKQAVMAIGVDEQPSKQSLKRIGDVPAIEEFVFLKL; encoded by the exons ATGGCCACATCAGCGTTCCAAATCCGCTCCCCATTTTCCCGAAACCCCGCcctctctttctcctccaagcCCTCCCTCTCCGCTTTCTCAGTAACTCCCGCCTCGCGCCGCCGGGCTCCTCCGCGGCTGGTCGTGGTGCTGTCTGCTGCGAACCTCGATGCCAAGCCCACCGTCCTCGTCTCAGAGAAGCTCGGAGAACCCGGAATCAACCTCCTCAAGCAGTTCGCTAATGTCGACTGCTCCTACAATCTCAGCCCCGAGGAGCTCTGCACCAAGATCTCGCTCTGCGACGCGTTGATCGTGCGTAGCGGGACCAAGGTCACCCGCGAGGTGTTCGAGTCCTCCGGCGGGAGGTTGAAGGTTGTGGGAAGAGCTGGCGTCGGCATCGACAACGTGGATCTGGCTGCGGCGACTGAGTTCGGGTGCTTGGTGGTGAACGCCCCCACGGCCAACACCGTTGCGGCCGCCGAGCACGGGATTGCTCTCTTGACAGCCATGGCTCGCAACGTCGCTCAGGCCGACGCGTCTGTGAAAGCCG GGAAATGGGAGAGGAACAAGTATGTAGGTGTTTCCCTTGTTGGGAAGACCTTAGCCGTGATGGGGTTCGGGAAAGTTGGATCTGAAGTGGCTCGGCGTGCCAAGGGGCTCGGTATGCACGTGATTTCCCACGACCCGTACGCCCCGGCGGATCGTGCTCGTGCCATTGGTGTGGAGCTTGTGAGCTTCGATGAGGCTTTGGCCACCGCCGATTTCATATCTTTGCACATGCCTCTCACTCCAGCCACCAACAAGGTTCTAAATGATGACACTTTTGCTAAGATGAAGAAGGGAGTTCGAATCGTGAACGTCGCTCGTGGTGGTGTCATTGATGAGGATGCACTCCTCAGGGCGCTCGATGCCGGAATTGTTGCTCAG GCTGCTCTTGATGTGTTCACGGTGGAGCCACCGCCACAGGGCAACAAGTTGGTGTTGCATGAGAGAGTTACTGCTACTCCTCACCTTGGTGCCAGTACCATGGAAGCACAG GAAGGTGTGGCCGTTGAAATTGCTGAAGCTGTCGTCGGAGCCTTGAAAGGGGAGCTTGCCGCCACTGCAGTCAATGCACCAATGGTTCCCGCTGAG GTTTTGACAGAACTGAAGCCTTATGTTGTGCTTGCTGAGAAGCTTGGAAGACTGGCTGTCCAGTTAGTGGCAGGAGGTAGCGGTGTGAAAAATGTCAAGGTCTCATATGCGTCAGCTAGGGCTCCTGATGACCTTGACACTAGGCTGCTCCGAGCCATGATTACCAAGGGTCTCATTGAGCCCATATCCAGCGTTTTCGTGAATCTGGTTAATGCAGATTTCACTGCTAAACAGAGAGGACTCAGGATAACAGAAGAGCGAACAATGCTTGATGGTTCGCCCGAAAGTCCACTTGATTCCATCCAAGTGCAGATTGCCAACGTGGAATCCAAATTTGCCAGTGCGATATCAGAGAGCGGAGAGATCACGGTGGAGGGTCGGGTTAAGGATGGGGTCCCTCACTTGACAAAGGTTGGATCATTCGAAGTTGATGTGAGTTTGGAAGGTAGCATAATCCTCTGCAGACAGGTTGATCAGCCGGGTATGATAGGACTGGTCGGAAGCATTTTAGGAGAGGAGAATGTGAATGTCAGTTTCATGAGCGTTGGAAGGATTGCCCCGCGAAAGCAGGCTGTGATGGCAATTGGAGTGGATGAACAACCCAGCAAGCAGTCTTTGAAAAGGATTGGGGATGTTCCAGCCATTGAAGAGTTTGTTTTCCTCAAGTTGTAG